Genomic segment of Streptomyces sp. NBC_01210:
AGCTCGGCGTGGTCGTAGTCCTCCTGGGAGGGCGAGAAGACCTCGTTGGCGGCGTCGACCTGGCCGGGGTGCAGCACCCACTTGCCGTCGAAGCCCAGCGCCGCCGCACGGCCCGCGACCTCGCGGTACGCGTCCACGTCGCGGATCTGCAGGAAGGGGCCGTCGATCGCCTGGAGGTCGTGTGTACGGGCCGCCATCAGAATCCGCATGAGGATGTAGTGGTAGGCGTCCGCGCCGTAGCCGGGCGGCTGCTGGCCGACGACCAGCGTCTTCATGTTGATGGAAGCCATGAAGTCGGCCGGGCCGAAGATGATGGTCTCCAGACGCGGCGAGGCGGCGGCGATCTCGTCGACGTTCACCAGGCCCTTGGCGTTCTCGATCTGCGCCTCGATGCCGATCCGGCCGACCTCGAAGCCCATCGTCTTCTCGATCTGGGTCAGCAGCAGGTCGAGCGCCTTGACCTGGGTGGCGTCCTGGACCTTCGGCAGCATGATGCAGTCGAGATTGGGGCCCGCGCCCTCGACGACCGTCACCACGTCGCGGTACGTCCAGTGCGTCGTCCAGTCGTTGACCCGCACGACCCGGGTCTTGCCCGTCCAGTCGCCGTTGTTGAGCGCGTCGACGATGGTGTGCCTGGCGCCCTCCTTGGCGAGCGGCGCGCATGCGTCCTCCAGGTCGAGGAAGACCTGGTCGGCCGGGAGGCCCTGGGCCTTCTCCAGGAAGCGCGGGTTGCTGCCCGGCACGGCGAGGCAGGAACGCCGCGGACGGAGACGGTTCACGGGCGTGGTCATGCGGGGACCTCCAGAGGGTCGAGCTTGTTCGCTTTCCGGATCTCGTCGACGATACGGCCGATGATCTCCGTGATGCCGAAGTCCTTCGGGGTGAAGACGGCGGCGACACCTGCCGCCTTCAGATCGGTGGCGTCTGCGTTCGGGATGATCCCGCCGACGATCACCGGAATATCGGCCGCGCCGGCCTCGCGCAGCCGGTCCAGCACATCGGGGACCAGTTCGGCGTGCGAGCCGGAGAGGATCGACAGGCCGACACAGTGGACGTCCTCCGCGAGCGCGGCGTTGACGATCTGTTCGGGCGTGAGCCGGATGCCCTGGTAGATCACTTCGAAGCCCGCGTCACGGGCGCGTACGGCGATCTGCTCGGCGCCGTTGGAGTGACCGTCCAGGCCGGGCTTGCCGACCAGCAGCCGCAGTCTTCCGGAGCCCAGCTCGTCGGCCGTACGGGACACCTTCTCGCGTACGAGAGCGAGCGGCGTGCCCTTCTCGGCGGTGACCGCGACCGGCGCACTGCTCACGCCCGTCGGCGCGCGGAACTCGCCGAACACATCGCGCAGCGCCCAAGACCACTCGCCGGTGGTGACGCCCGCACGGGCGCACTCGACGGTGGCGGCCATCAGGTTGGTGGAGCCGGCGGCGGCCTTCTTCAGTGTGGCCAGGGCCTCGCTTGCCCGGGTCTCGTCGCGGTTGTCGCGCCACTCGTGGAGCTTCGCGACGACGCGCGCCTCGTTCGCCGGGTCGACCGTCATGATCGCGGTGTCGAGGTCCGCGGTGAGCGGGTTCTCCTCGGTGGTCTCGAAGATATTGACGCCGACTATCTTCTCCTCGCCACCCTCGATCCGGGCCCGGCGCTCGGCGTGCGAGGAGACCAGCTGCGACTTGAGATAGCCGGACTCGACGGCCGCCATCGCGCCGCCCATCTCCTGGATCCGGCCGATCTCGGCGAGGCACTCGGTGACCAGGGAGTCCACCTTGGCCTCGATGACATGCGAGCCCTCGAAGATGTCCTCGTACTCCAGCAGATCGCTCTCGTGCGCCAGCACCTGCTGGATACGGAGCGACCACTGCTGGTCCCAGGGCCGGGGGAGACCCAGGGCCTCGTTCCACGCCGGGAGCTGTACGGCCCTGGCGCGCGCGTCCTTGGAGAGCGTGACGGCCAGCATTTCGAGGACGATGCGCTGGACGTTGTTCTCCGGCTGGGCCTCGGTCAGACCGAGGGAGTTGACCTGGACGCCGTAGCGGAAGCGGCGCTGCTTCTCGTTCTCGATGCCGTACCGCTCGCGCGTGACCTGGTCCCAGATACGGCCGAAGGCGCGCATCTTGCACATCTCCTCGATGAAGCGGACGCCCGCGTTCACGAAGAAGGAGATACGCGCGACCACATCGCCGAACTTCTCCGCCGGCACCTGGCCGGAGTCCCGCACCGCGTCCAGCACGGCGATCGCCGTGGACATCGCGTACGAGATCTCCTGGACCGGAGTGGCGCCCGCTTCCTGCAGGTGATAGCTGCAGATGTTGATCGGGTTCCACTTGGGGATGTTGGCCACCGTGTACGTGATCATGTCGGTGGTCAGGCGGAGCGAAGGACCGGGCGGGAAGACATGCGTCCCGCGCGACAGGTACTCCTTGACGATGTCGTTCTGCGTCGTCCCCTGGAGCTTGGTGATGTCGACGCCCTGCTCCTCGGCGACCACCTGATAGAGCGCCAGCAGCCACATGGCGGTGGCGTTGATGGTCATCGAGGTGTTCATCTGCTCCAGCGGGATGTCCTGGAACAGCCGGCGCATGTCACCGAGATGCGAGACGGGGACCCCGACCCGGCCGACCTCACCGCGGGCGAGGATGTGGTCGGGGTCGTAGCCCGTCTGCGTCGGCAGGTCGAACGCGACCGACAGGCCGGTCTGCCCCTTGGCGAGGTTGCGCCGGTAGAGCTCGTTGGACGCCTCGGCGGTCGAGTGACCCGCGTACGTCCGCATGAGCCAGGGCCGGTCCTTCTGACGTTCAGTCATCTAAGGGCCTCAGATGTTCCGGAAGCGGTTGATGGCGTCGATGTGCTTCTCGCGGAGTTCCTCGTCGCGCACGCCCAGACCCTCGCCGGGCGCCAGCGCCAGCACGCCGACCTTGCCCTGGTGGAGGTTGCGGTGTACGTCGTACGCGGCCTGGGCGGTGTCCTCGAGGGAGTAGACCTTCGACAGCGTCGGGTGGATCTTGCCCTTCGCGACCAGGCGGTTGGCCTCCCACGCCTCGCGGTAGTTGGCGAAGTGCGAGCCGATGATCCTCTTCAGCGACATCCACAGGTAGCGGTTGTCGTACTCGTGGTTGTAGCCCGACGTCGATGCGCAGGTGACGATCGTGCCGCCCTTGCGGGTGACGTACACGCTGGCGCCGAAGGTCTCGCGGCCCGGGTGCTCGAAGACGATGTCCACGTCCTCGCCGCCGGTCAGCTCGCGGATGCGCTTGCCGAAGCGCTTCCACTCGCGCGGGTCCTGGTTGTGCTCGTCCTTCCAGAACTTGTAGTCCTCGGCGTTGCGGTCGATGATCGCCTCGGCGCCCATCGCGCGGCAGATGTCCGCCTTCTGCGGGCTGGAGACCACACAGATCGGGTTGGCGCCACCGGCGAGCGCGAACTGGGTGGCGTACGAGCCGAGGCCGCCGCTGGCGCCCCAGATCAGCACGTTGTCGCCCTGCTTCATGCCCGCGCCGTTGCGCGAGACGAGCTGGCGGTACGCGGTGGAGTTGACCAGACCCGGAGCCGCCGCCTCCTCCCAGCTGAGGTGCTGGGGCTTGGGCATCAGCTGGTTGGACTTGACGAGCGCGATCTCGGCGAGGCCGCCGAAGTTCGTCTCGAAGCCCCAGATGCGCTGCTCCGGGTCGAGCATCGTGTCGTTGTGGCCGTCCGAGGACTCCAGCTCGACCGAGAGACAGTGCGCGACGACCTCGTCGCCCGGCCGCCAGGCGTTGACGCCGGGGCCGGTACGCAGCACGACACCCGCCAGGTCGGAGCCGATGACGTGGTACGGCAGGTCGTGGCGCTTGGTGAGCTCGGAGAGCCGTCCGTAGCGCTCGAGAAAGCCGAAGGTGGACACCGGCTCGAAGATCGAGGTCCAGACGGAGTTGTAATTCACCGAGCTCGCCATGACCGCGACGAGGGCCTCGCCCGGGCCGAGCTCGGGCACCGGCACGTCCTCGAGATGGAGGGACTTGCGCGGGTCCTTCTCGCGGGTCTGGAGACCGGCGAACATGTCGACCTCGTCCTTGTGCACGGTCACCGCGCGGTAGGACTCGGGGATGGGCAGTGCGGCGAAGTCGGCGGGCTTGCTGTCCGTCGACTGGATCGCGTCCAGGATTTCCTTCACGGGGTGCCTCCGGCGAAGCGCGTTTGAGGGAACGCTGAGGGGAAACGTCGGGGTGCTGCTGCTGTGGAGGTGTGCCGTCGGTTCGGCGGGTGGTGCTGTTGGCAGCGCCGGTGGGCGCGAGAGGTTGCCTGTGACGCAGGCGTCCGGGCGCACAAACCGATGGTTTGCGGGGACAGCCGGCGTACGAAAGGTCTCTGCACGCCGGCCGCCCGGACAACATCAACGTATGGCACCCCGTGCCAGGCCGCAAGACACTCGGTGCCAGGAATTTCTCTCGCTTGTCATCTGGCGGGCACGTATGAGCAACAAACGACCGCGCCGGAAGAGGGGGCCCGTCGCGTTCCGTGTGCTCTTGTGTGCGTTCGGTTCGCGACCGTGCGTGGATCGACGCCGCCGACGATGCCGGCCGACTTGAGCGCGGCGGAACCGATGGTGAGTCAAGAGGGCTGACCCATCGGGGGATTGGCCGGCCCTGGTGCGGAGCGTCCAGCAGGACTCCCGGACACGCCAGATACAGCGCGACCGCCGCACCCGGCTCGCGCACCCGCTGCCCCGACAGCTGCTCGATCTTGTCCAGCCGGTGCAGCAGCGTGTTGCGATGCACTCCGAGGCGCTCCGCCGCGCGCAGCACTGAAACCGCCCCCGCTCCAGGCGATCAACGTCTCGCGCGGTGCCGCCCAGTCGCCGCACTCACGCAGCGTGCCGAGCGCTGACTCCGTGTACCGGGACCGCTCCTGGCGCACGGCCGCCCGCCACCAGCTCCACCAGCCGTTCGCACCGCTCGAGCGGGAGAGCGCCGCCGACGGTGGCCGAGGCGTGCAGGACGGCGGACGGACTGCCGCTCATCGGACGCGTACCCGGCACATCCGGGGAGCGGCCGGCCACCGGCCACAACATGCTGGGCCCGGCGACTGGTCGCCGGGCTGCTGACCGGCGGGGCGGACCCAGGTCTCGCGGCGAGGTTCGACCCGGCGCGCACCGCCAGGAGGCGGCGGGGCCGGGTGCGGGTGTCCGGCTGACGCACTTGGGGCGTGTCCTCAATCGCCGGACGGGCTGGATATGCCCGGGCACATCAAGCCCGTCCGGCGATTGAGGCGCGCGGGTCCGGGGCGAGCCCCGGGGTCAGGCCCTGCGGTCGCCCAGGGCCCGCTCGATGGTGCGCATGACCTCGTCCAGCGGCGCGTCGGTGCGGGCCACCGTCACCAGGACGTCGCCACTGGTCCGCGCCGACACCGCCGCGGGACCCGGTCGCTCGGCCTGCGCGGTGCGGCCCGCCCCGATGCCCGTTCCGAAGGTGTCGCGGACGATCGCGAACGCGTGGTCCAACTGTGACTCCACATCGCCCTGGCCGCCCGCCCGCAGCCAGCGGCGCAGCACATGGTTGTGCGCCGTGACGACCGCGGACGCGGCCACCTCCGCCAGCAGCGGGTCGTCGTTGCCGTCGTGGTGGTCGCGCTCGTCGAAGTGGCCCAGCAGATAGCGGGTGAACAGCCGCTCGTAGCGGGCCACCGAGGCGATCTCCCGCTCCCGCAGCGTGGGAACCTCACGGGTCAGCCGGTAGCGCTCGACGGAGACCGCCGGAGAGGCCGCGTACATCCGCATGACCTCCTTGATTCCCCTGCAGACGGTGTCCAGCGGATGCTCATGGGCCGGGGCCGCGTTCAGGACCGCCTCGGCCCGTACCAGCGTGTCGTCGTGGTCCGGGAAAATCGCCTCTTCCTTGGAACGGAAGTGGCGGAAGAAGGTCCGGCGGGCGACTCCGGCGGTGGCCGCGATCTCGTCGACGGTCGTCGCCTCGTACCCCTTGGTCGCGAACAGCTCCATCGCCGCGGCCGCCAACTCGCGCCGCATCTTGAGGCGCTGCGCGGCGGCGCGGCTGCCTGCCGCACTTTCCGGAGCGTCGGGAGTGGCCTTGGCGCGGGTGGGCTTGGCGGGCTGGGGCATGACCTGAACGTACTGCATCCGTGCAGGAGAGCGCGCCTGCGGGGGCGGGCCGCCCGAAGGGCCGAGCAGCCCACCCCAGCCCGCGCCGCGATCAGCGCCGGGCATATTCGCGGAAGCCACGCCCCGTCTTGCGGCCGAGGCAGCCCGCAGCCACCAAGTGCTCGAGCAGCGGCGCCGGGGCCAGGCCCGGGTCGCGGAATTCGCGGTGCAGAACCTTCTCGATGGCGAGCGAGACATCGAGCCCCACCACGTCGAGGAGCTCGAAGGGGCCCATCGGGTAGCCGCCGCCCAGCTTCATCGCGGCGTCAATGTCGTCGAGCGTGGCGTAGTGCTCCTCGACCATCTTGATCGCGTTGTTGAGGTACGGGAAGAGCAGGGCGTTGACGATGAAGCCGGCCCGGTCACCGCAGTCCACCGGGTGCTTCTTGATCTTCGTGGTGACCTCGCGGACGGTGGCGTGGACCTCGTCGGAGGTCAGCACCGTACGGACCACCTCGACCAGCTTCATCGCCGGGGCCGGGTTGAAGAAGTGCATCCCGATGACGTCCTGCGGGCGCGAGGTGGCGCGGGCACAGGCGACGACGGGCAGCGAGGAGGTGGTGGTGGCGAGCACCGCACCCTCCTTGCAGATCTTGTCGAGGGTGGCGAAGAGCGCCTGCTTGATCTCCAGATCCTCGGCCACGGCCTCGACGGCGAGGTCGACCTCGGCGAAGGCGTCGAGCGAACCGGCCGGTGTGATCCGGGCCAGGGTCGCCGCACTGGCCTCGGTCGTCATCCGGCCCTTGTCGACCGAGCGCGCAAGGGACTTGGCGATACGGGCCTTCGCGGTCTCCGCCTTCTCCGGGCTGCGGGCGGCGAGCACGACGTCGTAACCGGCCTTGGCGAAGACCTCCGCGATTCCGCTCGCCATGGTGCCGGAGCCGGCCACGCCGACGGAGCGGACCTCGCGGCCGGCCGACGCCGCCGCTTCCGGCTGAGGCGTGAGGGCGTCCGGGACCAGCACCGAGGTGCCGGGAGCGGCGTACGAGTAGAAGCCGCGGCCCGACTTGCGGCCGGTCAGGCCCGCCTCGCTGAGCTGCTTGAGGATGGGGGAGGGTGCGTGCAGCCGGTCGTGGGACTCGGCATACATCGCCTCCAGGACGGTACGGGCGGTGTCGATGCCGATCAGGTCGAGCAGGGCGAGCGGGCCCATCGGCAGTCCGCAGCCGAGCTTCATCGCGGCGTCGATGTCCTCGCGGGAGGCGTACTTGGCCTCGTACATCGCGGCGGCCTGGTTGAGGTAGCCGAACAGCAGACCGTCCGCGACGAAACCGGGGCGGTCGCCGACCGCGACGGGCTCCTTGCCGAGCTCGCGGGCGAGCGCGGTGACGGTCTCGACAGCGAGCGGGGAGGTCAGCACCGAGGAGACGACCTCGACGAGCTTCATGGCGGGGGCCGGATTGAAGAAGTGCAGGCCGAGCACGCGCTCCGGGTGCTGGGAGTCGGCGGCGAGCCGGGTCACCGAGAGGGCGTTGGTGCCGGTGGCGAGGATCGCGTCCGGGCGGACGATCGCGTCCAGCGCACGGAAGACCTGCTGCTTGGCCTCGTACGACTCGGGCACGACCTCGATCACGAGATCGGCCTCGGCCGCGGCGTGCAGATCGGAGAAGGTACGGAAGCGGGCGAGGGTGTTCCGGCGCTCCTCCTCGGTGATCCGCTCGCGCTCCACGGCGCGGGCGGTGGAGGTCTCGAGCGCGGTGACGGCGTGGTGGGCCGCGCTGTCGCTGATGTCGATGCCGATGACCTCACGGCCGGCGTGGGCGAGGACTTCGGCGATGCCGGTGCCCATGGTGCCGAGGCCGACGACGGCAATGGTGTGGAGAGGGGTGTCCATCGGGGGACTCCAGGGATGAGTGACGACTGATGAGGAGCGCGCGCGAGCGGGAACGCCGAAGGGCGCGTGCCTGGCGGCATGACTGCGCAGAACCGCGCACGGAAATTCGGCGCACGGCAACTGCGTCTCGTGGTGCGGCGCCGACGGACTCTGTCCCTGAGTCACGTCGTACGTGGTGCAGAACTACCGAACCGACAAAGCACTCGCGGCGGCTGCGTCACCAGGCCACCGTGAGCTGCGGGGGTTACCCGCTCACCTGAGATTAACTCGCTAGTAACGAGCACGCCAGACCTGGGCGGGTGTGATCTGGATCGCCGGTCCGTGGCTGTCTCTCGCCGGTCTCTGGCCGGTTTCGGCCGGCCTCTGGTTGATCCCTGGTTGATCCCTGGTCGGTTCCTGGCAGGTCCTTCGCCGGTCTCTCGCCGATACGCTGGCCGCCATGGACGAGGAGTTACGGTCGCTCGCGGGGCGGCTGCGCGGTGAGTCGGGCGGCTCGGTGGCGTATGAACGACTACTGGTGACCGAGGACCGGGAGGAGCTCGCCGGAGTCCTCACCGAACATGAACGGCCTCTGTGGGCACGGGAGATCGCCGCTTTCCGGCTGGGCTGTGCGGGGGACCGGCGGGCCTTCGAGGCGCTGGTACTGCTCCTCAACCACCGCGATCCCGCGCGCTGTGTCTCGGCGGCACACGCACTGGCGAGGCTGAACGACCCCCGTACGCCCCGGGCGGCGGCCGCGCTCGCCACGAATGAGCTGCGCGTCGCCTACGCCCTGCTCCCGGTCCGGCTGCTCACGCGGCTGCGCGCACCGGAGTCCGTACCGGCGCTGATCACCGTCCTGAGACGCAGGCTCGCTCCTGGCGACCCGCACTGGCGGGTGGCCCTGGCCTGCGTCGAGGGCCTCGGCGCACTGGGCGACAAACGAGCGGCCGGCATCCTCCGCTCGGCCTGCACGCACCCCCGGCTCATGGCGGCGGCGGAGGCGGCACTGGCCCGGCTGGGCTGAGGGGCCGAGAGGTGGGCGGCTGGGCCGAGGGGCCGAGCCGACCGGCTGGGCGGCGCGGCTGGGTGCGGCCGCCCGGTGGCGCGGGCTCGCGCCCGACCGCGTATGGCTCTACGCGGACAGGGTGCGGACGTACCGAACCTCCGGGACCGCAACGCCGTCCACCTCGAACGGCTCCTCCGCGCCGTCGGGTGTGAAGCCCGCCTTCTCGTAGAAGCTGCGGGCGCGGTCGTTCTCCTTGAGGACCCAGAGCCGCATCTCAGGGAACCCGTCAGCGGTGGCCCGCTCCGTCAGCTCCGCCATCAGCGCCCGGCCCACGCCCGTGGACATCTGTTCCGGCAGCACGTAGATCGCGTACAGCTCGCAGATACCCGCCGTCGCGTCCTCGTCCCGGCTCGGTCCGCAGCAGCCCCACCCGACCACTTCGCCGTCCCGCTCGGCGACCACATTGGTCACCCGCCTGCCACCCCTCGTGAGGAAGGCGCGGCGCTTCGCCGCGTCCTCCTCGATGCTCATCGCGTCCAGATACGACGACGGCATCAACCCGGCGTATGCGTGCTGCCAGCCCCGGACCCGGACCGTAGCGACCGCTTCGCAGTCGTCGATGCCCATGTCCCGTATATGTACCGGCATCCGCTAGCCCTCCTCTCCGGTGATCGCGAACGCCTCGATCTCGACGAGCAGTTCGGGCCGGAACAGGGCCGCCACCTGGACCGCCGAGCTGGCCGGCAGCCGTGCGGCGTCGATCACCTCGTCCCGCGCCGCACGGACCGCCGGAAGGTGCGCGACATCGGTGACGAAGTACGTCAGCTTGACCACATCGTCGAAGGAAGCGCCCGCCGCGGCCAGACAGCGGCGGAGGTTCTCGAAGATCTGCCGCGCCTGTGCCGCCGGGTCTCCCTCGCCCACGACCTTGCCGTCCTGGTCGAAGGCGCACTGCCCCGAAATCGCCACGAATCGGCCGGTGCCCCAGACGACATGGCTGTATCCCGTGCCGGGAGCCACACCTTCGGGAGCCTGTACATGCGTGAGTCGCGAAGCCATGCGTTCATCCTTGCGCACACCACTGACAATCCCGAACGATTTCCCGGCCCGCCCGCCTCAGAGCAGAGTCAGCTGCGTCGGCTCCGGCGCTGCGAGCTCCGGCTCCTCCGGTACCGGGATCCGCCGCGGGACACCCCGGTCGGCCGGGCCTATGCCGAACTCCCGGGCCAGTTCATGGACATGGCGCGTGATCCGGCGCTGGTACCACTTCGGCGCATACGCTCCCTCCGCGTACAGCCGCTCGTAACGCCGTACCAGATGCGGATGATGCTGTGCCAGCCACGCCATGAACCACTCGCGCGCACCCGGCCGCAGATGAAGGACGAGCGGCGTCACCGACGTCGCTCCGGCCGCGGCGATCGCCCGTACGGTCGCGCGGAGTTGGTCCGGGTGGTCGCCGAGGAACGGGATGACCGGCGCCATCAGCACCCCGCAGCCGATGCCGTGCTCGGTGAGGGTGTGTACGACGTCGAGGCGCCGCTCCGGCGAGGGTGTGCCCGGCTCGACCGTGCGCCACAGCTCGGGGTCGGTGAAGCCGACCGAGACGGAGATCCCGACCTCGGTCACCTCCGCAGCCTGCCGCAGCAGCTCCAGATCGCGAAGGATCAGCGTGCCCTTGGTGAGAATGGAGAACGGGTTCGCATGGTCGCGCAGAGCGGTGATGATGCCCGGCATCAGCCGGTAGCGCCCTTCCGCCCGCTGATAGCAGTCGACGTTCGTCCCCATGGCGATATGAGCACCCTGCCACCGCCGGGACGCCAGCTGTCGGCGCAGCAGCTCCGGCGCGTTGATCTTCACAACGATCTGGGAGTCGAACCCGAGCCCGGTGTCGAGGTCCAGATAGCTGTGGGTCTTGCGGGCGAAGCAGTACACACAGGCGTGCGTGCAGCCCCGATAGGGATTGACCGTCCACTCGAACGGCATTCGTGAGGCGCCCGGCACCCGGTTCAGGATCGAACGGGCGCGGATCTCGTGGAAGGTGATGCCCCGGAATTCGGGGGTGTCGAAGGTCCTGGTGGTCACCGCGGACGTAGCGAAAAGCGCGGTGTCTCCGGCCATCGTGGGGTTCTCGACCAGATTGTCCCAGCGCATGAGCGCCTCCTCAGTAGCACTGGCCCACAGAATAGAACACATGTTCCCTTGATCGCTTGCAACGCTGTTCCGTATCGGGGGGACCCCGGATGCCCGCAGGTGAACCCACACGGCGCGGTGACCCTGGATTTGGGAGGCCGGACCCGAGGTGATTGGCTAGCGGCACCCCCGAAGAACCGAGTGCTGGAGGAACGCGAATGGCGCAGGTCGAGGCCACCACGGAACGGATCATCGCGGCGGACGCGGAGAAGGTGTTCGATGCGCTGGCCGACTACGAGAACACCCGCGCCAAGCTGCTGCCCGAGCACTTCAGCGAGTACGAGGTCCGTGAGGGCGGCGACGGCGAGGGCACTCTCGTCCACTGGAAGCTCCAGGCGACCAGCAAGCGGATCCGCGACTGCCTGCTCGAGGTGACCGAGCCGACCGACGGCCAACTGGTCGAGAAGGACCGCAACTCCTCGATGGTCACCACCTGGACCGTCACCCCGGCCGGCGAGGGCAGGTCGAAGGCCGTCGTCAGCACCGCCTGGAACGGCGCGGGCGGCATCGGCGGCTTCTTCGAGAAGACCTTCGCCCCCAAGGGACTTGGCCGGATCTACGACGCGCTGCTCGCCAAGCTGGCGGCCGAGGTCGAGAAGTAGCCGGTGAAGTAGCCCCGCGGGGTTGCTGTAACGCTCACCGTTTCGAGTGGTTTTCCCCGCGGCGCCGTGATGCGCCCCGCGCGCCATGGGTCGCGGGAAAGCCCCTGTTGAGCGCCCGAAGTGCGCCCCGTCAGAGCCAGTTGGGCCCGGTCGTGCGCCCCCGGCACGGATAACGCCCCGCTTGCTCCCCCTTGGTGCGGAATGCGAAGAATTACGCCGCGCAGGTGTGACGAGGGGAGCAGATACGTGGGCGGCATCACTCTGGTGAAGGACGAGCAGACGGCTCCGGCCGCGGCTGCACCGCCTCCCCCTGCCGGACCGGCCGAGGCCACCGCGCTCAGCCCGCGCCGCGTACGCCTCGTCTTCATCGGGCTGATGCTCGCGCTGCTGCTCGCCGCGCTCGAGCAGATGATCGTCGCCACCGCCCTCCCGAAGATCGTCGGTGAACTGCAGGGCCTGGACCGGATGCCCTGGGCGATCACCGCCTATCTCCTCACCGCCACCATCGGCCTGCCCATCTACGGCAAACTGGGTGATCTCTTCGGCCGCAAGGGCGTCTTCCAGTTCGCGATCGTCGTCTTCGTCATCGGCTCCGCGCTGGCCGGCCGGTCGCAGAGCATGGACCAGCTCATCGCCTTCCGCGCCATCCAGGGCATCGGTGCCGGCGGCCTCATGATCGGCGTGCAGGCGATCATCGCGGACATCGTGCCGCCCCGGAAACGCGGCCGTTTCATGGGCCTCATCGGCGCCGCCTTCGGACTCGCCTCCGTCGCGGGACCACTGCTCGGCGGCTTCTTCACCGACCACGCCTCCTGGCGCTGGTGCTTCTACTTCAACGTCCCCTTCGGCCTGGTCACCCTGATTGTGGTCACCGCGGTGCTGAAGCTCCCGAAGCCTGCTGCCAGAGCCCGGCTCGACGTCCTCGGCGCGCTGTTGCTCGCCGCCGCGTCCACCTGCCTCGTCCTGCTGACCAGTTGGGGCGGTACCGAGTACGCGTGGGGCTCGCGCGTCATTCTGGGACTGGCGGCCGGGGCTGCGGGAACCATCCTGCTCTTCCTGGTCGTTGAGTCCTTCGCCCCTGAACCGATCATCCCGCTCCGGCTGTTCCGCGACTCGATCTTCACCGTCACCAGCCTCGTCGGCGCCATCGTCGGCGTCGCACTCTTCGGCGTGGCCGGCTATCTGCCGACGTTCATCCAGATGGTCGACGGAGCCAGCGCCACCGAGTCCGGGCTGCTGATGCTCCCGATGATGGGCGGCATCGTCGGAGCCTCGATCATCTCCGGCCGACTCATCAGCCGTACCGGGCGTTACAAGATCTACCCCGTCCTCGGCAGCGCGATCTCGGCCGTCGGTATGTGGCTGCTGTCGCGCCTTGAGGCCGACACGCCCCGGCTCGACCACAGCATCTGGCAGGCCGTGCTCGGCGTCGGCATCGGACTGGTGCTGCCGGTGCTGATCCTCGCCGTGCAGAACGCCGTAGCGCCCGCCGACCTCGGCACCGCCACCAGCGCCAACAACTACTTCCGGCAGATCGGCGGCAGCGTCGGCGCCGCCGTCTTCGGCACGCTCTTCGCCAACCGGCTCACGGACGCGCTCACCGACCGCCTCCCGGCCGGCGCGGGCCTGCCCACTCAGTCCATTCCGAACGTCGATTCCATCACTCCGCAGATGGTCCACGCGATGGAGCCCGCGCTGCGTGACGCCTACATCCAGGCGTACGCGGACGCGATGCCGCGGATCTTCCTCTATTTCGTGCCGGTGCTCGCGCTCGGCCTCTTCATCGCCTTCTTCCTCAAGGAGAAACCGCTGGTGTCCCAGAACGCCCAGGCCGCCGAGCCCGCTGTCACCTCCGCCTCCGTCCCGTCGGCCCGCACCGCGCGCGCCGCGCGCACCACGCCCGCGTACACCTCCGGCGTCCCGGTCTGCGGCACCGTCCAGCACCACGACGGC
This window contains:
- a CDS encoding 3-hydroxyacyl-CoA dehydrogenase family protein, with translation MDTPLHTIAVVGLGTMGTGIAEVLAHAGREVIGIDISDSAAHHAVTALETSTARAVERERITEEERRNTLARFRTFSDLHAAAEADLVIEVVPESYEAKQQVFRALDAIVRPDAILATGTNALSVTRLAADSQHPERVLGLHFFNPAPAMKLVEVVSSVLTSPLAVETVTALARELGKEPVAVGDRPGFVADGLLFGYLNQAAAMYEAKYASREDIDAAMKLGCGLPMGPLALLDLIGIDTARTVLEAMYAESHDRLHAPSPILKQLSEAGLTGRKSGRGFYSYAAPGTSVLVPDALTPQPEAAASAGREVRSVGVAGSGTMASGIAEVFAKAGYDVVLAARSPEKAETAKARIAKSLARSVDKGRMTTEASAATLARITPAGSLDAFAEVDLAVEAVAEDLEIKQALFATLDKICKEGAVLATTTSSLPVVACARATSRPQDVIGMHFFNPAPAMKLVEVVRTVLTSDEVHATVREVTTKIKKHPVDCGDRAGFIVNALLFPYLNNAIKMVEEHYATLDDIDAAMKLGGGYPMGPFELLDVVGLDVSLAIEKVLHREFRDPGLAPAPLLEHLVAAGCLGRKTGRGFREYARR
- a CDS encoding adenylosuccinate lyase, translated to MDEELRSLAGRLRGESGGSVAYERLLVTEDREELAGVLTEHERPLWAREIAAFRLGCAGDRRAFEALVLLLNHRDPARCVSAAHALARLNDPRTPRAAAALATNELRVAYALLPVRLLTRLRAPESVPALITVLRRRLAPGDPHWRVALACVEGLGALGDKRAAGILRSACTHPRLMAAAEAALARLG
- a CDS encoding GNAT family N-acetyltransferase, which gives rise to MPVHIRDMGIDDCEAVATVRVRGWQHAYAGLMPSSYLDAMSIEEDAAKRRAFLTRGGRRVTNVVAERDGEVVGWGCCGPSRDEDATAGICELYAIYVLPEQMSTGVGRALMAELTERATADGFPEMRLWVLKENDRARSFYEKAGFTPDGAEEPFEVDGVAVPEVRYVRTLSA
- a CDS encoding RidA family protein is translated as MASRLTHVQAPEGVAPGTGYSHVVWGTGRFVAISGQCAFDQDGKVVGEGDPAAQARQIFENLRRCLAAAGASFDDVVKLTYFVTDVAHLPAVRAARDEVIDAARLPASSAVQVAALFRPELLVEIEAFAITGEEG
- a CDS encoding Rv2578c family radical SAM protein, whose protein sequence is MRWDNLVENPTMAGDTALFATSAVTTRTFDTPEFRGITFHEIRARSILNRVPGASRMPFEWTVNPYRGCTHACVYCFARKTHSYLDLDTGLGFDSQIVVKINAPELLRRQLASRRWQGAHIAMGTNVDCYQRAEGRYRLMPGIITALRDHANPFSILTKGTLILRDLELLRQAAEVTEVGISVSVGFTDPELWRTVEPGTPSPERRLDVVHTLTEHGIGCGVLMAPVIPFLGDHPDQLRATVRAIAAAGATSVTPLVLHLRPGAREWFMAWLAQHHPHLVRRYERLYAEGAYAPKWYQRRITRHVHELAREFGIGPADRGVPRRIPVPEEPELAAPEPTQLTLL
- a CDS encoding SRPBCC family protein; the encoded protein is MAQVEATTERIIAADAEKVFDALADYENTRAKLLPEHFSEYEVREGGDGEGTLVHWKLQATSKRIRDCLLEVTEPTDGQLVEKDRNSSMVTTWTVTPAGEGRSKAVVSTAWNGAGGIGGFFEKTFAPKGLGRIYDALLAKLAAEVEK